The following proteins come from a genomic window of Acinonyx jubatus isolate Ajub_Pintada_27869175 chromosome C1, VMU_Ajub_asm_v1.0, whole genome shotgun sequence:
- the CNOT9 gene encoding CCR4-NOT transcription complex subunit 9 isoform X2 has translation MRTACPQRRPGFSRPSLASGGESEFTLLSGDTCSKPEDAGTSRWRTSFWPRILRGKGQTLGLLTPPRARRREEPVPTALAQVDREKIYQWINELSSPETRENALLELSKKRESVPDLAPMLWHSFGTIAALLQEIVNIYPSINPPTLTAHQSNRVCNALALLQCVASHPETRSAFLAAHIPLFLYPFLHTVSKTRPFEYLRLTSLGVIGALVKTDEQEVINFLLTTEIIPLCLRIMESGSELSKTVATFILQKILLDDTGLAYICQTYERFSHVAMILGKMVLQLSKEPSARLLKHVVRCYLRLSDNPRNGDNSI, from the exons ATGCGCACTGCTTGTCCTCAGAGACGGCCAGGCTTTTCCCGCCCTTCCCTGGCCTCCGGAGGAGAGTCAGAGTTCACGCTCCTCTCTGGGGATACCTGCTCGAAGCCAGAGGATGCGGGGACTAGTAGGTGGCGGACGTCCTTCTGGCCAAGAATCTTAAGGGGCAAAGGACAGACTTTGGGACTATTAACTCCACCAAGAGCCAGGAGGCGGGAAGAG CCTGTGCCTACTGCACTGGCTCAAGTAGACAGAGAAAAAATCTATCAGTGGATCAATGAGCTGTCCagtcctgagacaagggaaaatGCTTTGCTGGAGCTGAGTAAGAAGCGAGAATCTGTTCCTGACCTTGCACCCATGCTGTGGCATTCATTTGGTACTATTGCAGCACTTTTACAG gaaattgtaaatatttatccatccatcaaccCACCCACCTTGACAGCACACCAATCTAACAGAGTTTGCAATGCTCTGGCATTACTGCAATGTGTGGCATCACACCCGGAAACCAG gtCAGCATTTCTTGCAGCACACATCCCACTTTTTTTGTACCCCTTTTTGCACACTGTCAGCAAAACGCGTCCCTTTGAGTATCTTCGGCTAACCAGTCTTGGAGTTATTG GGGCCCTAGTGAAAACAGATGAGCAGGAAGTAATCAACTTTTTATTGACAACAGAAATCATCCCTTTGTGTTTGCGCATTATGGAATCTGGAAGTGAACTTTCTAAAACG GTTGCCACGTTCATCCTCCAGAAGATCCTTTTAGATGACACAGGTTTGGCATATATATGTCAGACATATGAGCGTTTCTCCCACGTTGCCATGATTTTG gGTAAGATGGTCCTGCAGCTATCCAAAGAGCCTTCTGCCCGTCTGCTGAAGCATGTAGTGAGATGTTACCTTCGACTCTCAGATAATCCCAG GAATGGGGATAACTCGATTTAA
- the CNOT9 gene encoding CCR4-NOT transcription complex subunit 9 isoform X1, whose protein sequence is MRTACPQRRPGFSRPSLASGGESEFTLLSGDTCSKPEDAGTSRWRTSFWPRILRGKGQTLGLLTPPRARRREEPVPTALAQVDREKIYQWINELSSPETRENALLELSKKRESVPDLAPMLWHSFGTIAALLQEIVNIYPSINPPTLTAHQSNRVCNALALLQCVASHPETRSAFLAAHIPLFLYPFLHTVSKTRPFEYLRLTSLGVIGALVKTDEQEVINFLLTTEIIPLCLRIMESGSELSKTVATFILQKILLDDTGLAYICQTYERFSHVAMILGKMVLQLSKEPSARLLKHVVRCYLRLSDNPRAREALRQCLPDQLKDTTFAQVLKDDTTTKRWLAQLVKNLQEGQVTDPRGIPLPPQ, encoded by the exons ATGCGCACTGCTTGTCCTCAGAGACGGCCAGGCTTTTCCCGCCCTTCCCTGGCCTCCGGAGGAGAGTCAGAGTTCACGCTCCTCTCTGGGGATACCTGCTCGAAGCCAGAGGATGCGGGGACTAGTAGGTGGCGGACGTCCTTCTGGCCAAGAATCTTAAGGGGCAAAGGACAGACTTTGGGACTATTAACTCCACCAAGAGCCAGGAGGCGGGAAGAG CCTGTGCCTACTGCACTGGCTCAAGTAGACAGAGAAAAAATCTATCAGTGGATCAATGAGCTGTCCagtcctgagacaagggaaaatGCTTTGCTGGAGCTGAGTAAGAAGCGAGAATCTGTTCCTGACCTTGCACCCATGCTGTGGCATTCATTTGGTACTATTGCAGCACTTTTACAG gaaattgtaaatatttatccatccatcaaccCACCCACCTTGACAGCACACCAATCTAACAGAGTTTGCAATGCTCTGGCATTACTGCAATGTGTGGCATCACACCCGGAAACCAG gtCAGCATTTCTTGCAGCACACATCCCACTTTTTTTGTACCCCTTTTTGCACACTGTCAGCAAAACGCGTCCCTTTGAGTATCTTCGGCTAACCAGTCTTGGAGTTATTG GGGCCCTAGTGAAAACAGATGAGCAGGAAGTAATCAACTTTTTATTGACAACAGAAATCATCCCTTTGTGTTTGCGCATTATGGAATCTGGAAGTGAACTTTCTAAAACG GTTGCCACGTTCATCCTCCAGAAGATCCTTTTAGATGACACAGGTTTGGCATATATATGTCAGACATATGAGCGTTTCTCCCACGTTGCCATGATTTTG gGTAAGATGGTCCTGCAGCTATCCAAAGAGCCTTCTGCCCGTCTGCTGAAGCATGTAGTGAGATGTTACCTTCGACTCTCAGATAATCCCAG GGCACGTGAAGCGCTCAGGCAGTGCCTCCCTGACCAGCTGAAGGACACGACCTTCGCCCAGGTGCTAAAAGACGACACCACCACGAAACGCTGGCTTGCACAACTGGTGAAGAACCTGCAAGAAGGCCAGGTCACCGATCCCCGGGGTATCCCCCTGCCCCCTCAGTga
- the CNOT9 gene encoding CCR4-NOT transcription complex subunit 9 isoform X3 translates to MHSLATAAPVPTALAQVDREKIYQWINELSSPETRENALLELSKKRESVPDLAPMLWHSFGTIAALLQEIVNIYPSINPPTLTAHQSNRVCNALALLQCVASHPETRSAFLAAHIPLFLYPFLHTVSKTRPFEYLRLTSLGVIGALVKTDEQEVINFLLTTEIIPLCLRIMESGSELSKTVATFILQKILLDDTGLAYICQTYERFSHVAMILGKMVLQLSKEPSARLLKHVVRCYLRLSDNPRAREALRQCLPDQLKDTTFAQVLKDDTTTKRWLAQLVKNLQEGQVTDPRGIPLPPQ, encoded by the exons ATGCACAGCCTGGCGACGGCTGCG CCTGTGCCTACTGCACTGGCTCAAGTAGACAGAGAAAAAATCTATCAGTGGATCAATGAGCTGTCCagtcctgagacaagggaaaatGCTTTGCTGGAGCTGAGTAAGAAGCGAGAATCTGTTCCTGACCTTGCACCCATGCTGTGGCATTCATTTGGTACTATTGCAGCACTTTTACAG gaaattgtaaatatttatccatccatcaaccCACCCACCTTGACAGCACACCAATCTAACAGAGTTTGCAATGCTCTGGCATTACTGCAATGTGTGGCATCACACCCGGAAACCAG gtCAGCATTTCTTGCAGCACACATCCCACTTTTTTTGTACCCCTTTTTGCACACTGTCAGCAAAACGCGTCCCTTTGAGTATCTTCGGCTAACCAGTCTTGGAGTTATTG GGGCCCTAGTGAAAACAGATGAGCAGGAAGTAATCAACTTTTTATTGACAACAGAAATCATCCCTTTGTGTTTGCGCATTATGGAATCTGGAAGTGAACTTTCTAAAACG GTTGCCACGTTCATCCTCCAGAAGATCCTTTTAGATGACACAGGTTTGGCATATATATGTCAGACATATGAGCGTTTCTCCCACGTTGCCATGATTTTG gGTAAGATGGTCCTGCAGCTATCCAAAGAGCCTTCTGCCCGTCTGCTGAAGCATGTAGTGAGATGTTACCTTCGACTCTCAGATAATCCCAG GGCACGTGAAGCGCTCAGGCAGTGCCTCCCTGACCAGCTGAAGGACACGACCTTCGCCCAGGTGCTAAAAGACGACACCACCACGAAACGCTGGCTTGCACAACTGGTGAAGAACCTGCAAGAAGGCCAGGTCACCGATCCCCGGGGTATCCCCCTGCCCCCTCAGTga